In Massilia forsythiae, one DNA window encodes the following:
- a CDS encoding 2-dehydro-3-deoxy-6-phosphogalactonate aldolase translates to MTDLERIDLPLAAILRGLAPQEAAGVGRVLIDAGFGLLEVPLNRPGALDAIRILRAMAPPGSLVGGGTMLTIADVDAVADAGGQLFVSPNCNPAVIAHAVERGLLCAPGVATPTEAFMALDAGAHVLKLFPAESIGPAGLKAMKAVLPEGTPLWPVGGVTPQQIGEWKKAGATGAGIGSQLYTPGIALDELARRAAAFAAAWRAQAN, encoded by the coding sequence ATGACCGACCTGGAACGCATCGATTTGCCGCTGGCCGCCATCCTGCGCGGCCTGGCGCCCCAGGAAGCGGCCGGCGTCGGCCGCGTGCTGATCGACGCCGGCTTCGGCCTGCTCGAAGTGCCGCTCAACCGCCCCGGCGCGCTGGACGCCATCCGCATCCTGCGCGCCATGGCCCCGCCAGGCAGCCTGGTCGGGGGCGGCACCATGCTGACGATCGCCGACGTCGACGCGGTCGCCGACGCCGGCGGCCAGCTGTTCGTGTCGCCCAACTGCAATCCGGCGGTGATCGCCCACGCCGTCGAGCGCGGCCTGCTGTGCGCGCCGGGCGTGGCGACACCGACCGAAGCCTTTATGGCGCTGGACGCCGGCGCGCACGTGCTGAAACTGTTTCCCGCCGAGTCGATCGGGCCGGCCGGGCTGAAGGCGATGAAAGCGGTGCTGCCGGAAGGCACGCCGCTGTGGCCGGTCGGGGGCGTGACGCCGCAGCAGATCGGGGAATGGAAAAAGGCCGGCGCCACCGGGGCCGGCATCGGCAGCCAGCTGTATACGCCCGGCATCGCGCTGGATGAACTGGCGCGCCGCGCCGCGGCGTTTGCGGCGGCCTGGCGCGCGCAGGCAAACTGA
- a CDS encoding 2-dehydro-3-deoxygalactonokinase — translation MTDMDSKPAGADEQARAQERSNVGKRRLLGIDWGTSNRRAYLVDGGGACLASRADDQGLLAARPHFGASLAALLAAMDIAPGVPVVASGMVGSAQGWRQTPYLDIGVPLLELPAHLTRVDEADENDDLGGRSVLLVPGYSQHERGADGHVRIDVMRGEEMQLLGALMLRTHGGDGSNGDGWYVLPGTHSKWVRLEGGAIRHIATFMTGELFATLGKQGTLAPLMEGAAGEESPESDAAFDAGVDEARRRAPLSNALFGVRARVVTGAMPAAHTRAFVSGLLIGAELVAALDLAGHDPGTVTSVCTPALHRHYARAAGRLGVTLQALDPDRVYRAALGFFLRHIDPTYQRSQP, via the coding sequence ATGACGGACATGGACAGCAAGCCGGCCGGCGCCGATGAACAAGCGCGAGCCCAGGAACGATCGAACGTAGGGAAGCGCCGCCTGCTCGGCATCGACTGGGGTACCAGCAACCGCCGCGCCTACCTGGTCGATGGCGGCGGCGCCTGCCTGGCCAGCCGCGCCGACGACCAGGGCCTGCTGGCCGCGCGGCCGCACTTCGGCGCCTCGCTGGCGGCGCTGCTGGCGGCCATGGACATCGCCCCCGGCGTGCCGGTGGTCGCCTCCGGCATGGTCGGCAGCGCCCAGGGCTGGCGCCAGACGCCGTACCTGGACATCGGCGTGCCGCTGCTGGAACTGCCGGCCCACCTGACGCGCGTGGACGAAGCGGACGAGAACGACGATTTGGGCGGGCGCAGCGTGCTGCTGGTGCCCGGCTACAGCCAGCACGAGCGCGGCGCCGACGGCCACGTGCGCATCGACGTGATGCGCGGCGAGGAGATGCAGCTGCTCGGCGCGCTGATGCTGCGCACGCACGGCGGCGATGGCAGCAACGGCGATGGCTGGTACGTGCTGCCCGGCACCCACAGCAAATGGGTGCGCCTGGAAGGCGGCGCGATCCGCCACATTGCGACCTTCATGACCGGCGAACTGTTCGCCACCCTCGGCAAGCAGGGCACGCTGGCGCCGCTGATGGAAGGCGCCGCCGGCGAGGAAAGCCCCGAGTCCGACGCCGCCTTCGACGCCGGCGTCGACGAAGCGCGTCGGCGCGCGCCGCTGAGCAATGCGCTGTTCGGCGTGCGCGCCCGCGTGGTCACCGGCGCCATGCCGGCGGCGCACACGCGCGCCTTCGTCAGCGGCCTGCTGATCGGCGCCGAACTGGTGGCCGCCCTCGACCTGGCCGGCCACGATCCCGGCACTGTGACCTCGGTCTGCACGCCCGCGTTGCACCGCCATTACGCGCGCGCCGCCGGCCGCCTCGGTGTCACGCTGCAGGCGCTGGACCCGGACCGCGTCTACCGGGCCGCGCTCGGCTTTTTTCTCCGCCACATCGACCCTACCTACCAAAGAAGCCAGCCATGA
- the dgoD gene encoding galactonate dehydratase: protein MKITGLTTYRVPPRWMFLKIETDAGITGWGEPVVEGRARTVETAVHELSEYLVGRDPAHINDLWHTMYRGGFYRGGPILMSAIAGIDQALWDIKGKALGVPVYELLGGLVRERMKTYSWVGGDRPHDVVDGIAARREAGFDTFKMNGTDDLGMIDSARKIAETVKRVAHIRETFGDAIEFGLDFHGRVSTPMAKVLLRELEPLRPLFVEEPVLPEHADAYRRLADQTSIPIAAGERMFSRFDFRRVFEQGGLAIAQPDLSHAGGITECVRIAAMAEAYDIALAPHCPLGPVALAACLQVDFVAHNAVLQEQSMGIHYNRGGEVLDYVVNRADFAIVDGWIKPLPKPGLGVEIDEARVIAASRDAPDWRNPVWRHPDGSIAEW, encoded by the coding sequence ATGAAGATCACCGGACTGACCACCTACCGCGTTCCGCCGCGCTGGATGTTCCTCAAGATCGAGACCGACGCCGGCATCACCGGCTGGGGCGAGCCGGTCGTGGAAGGACGCGCGCGCACAGTCGAGACCGCCGTACACGAGCTGTCCGAATATCTGGTCGGACGCGACCCAGCCCACATCAACGACTTGTGGCACACCATGTACCGCGGCGGTTTCTACCGCGGCGGGCCGATCCTGATGAGCGCGATCGCCGGCATCGACCAGGCGCTGTGGGACATCAAGGGCAAGGCGCTGGGCGTGCCGGTGTACGAACTGCTCGGTGGCCTGGTGCGCGAACGCATGAAGACCTACAGCTGGGTCGGCGGCGACCGTCCGCACGACGTCGTCGACGGCATCGCCGCACGCCGCGAGGCCGGCTTCGACACTTTTAAAATGAACGGCACCGACGACCTCGGCATGATCGACAGCGCCCGCAAGATCGCCGAGACGGTCAAGCGCGTGGCCCACATCCGCGAGACCTTCGGCGATGCGATCGAGTTCGGCCTGGACTTCCACGGCCGCGTATCGACGCCGATGGCCAAGGTGCTGCTGCGCGAGCTGGAACCGCTGCGTCCCCTGTTCGTCGAGGAGCCGGTGCTGCCGGAGCACGCCGATGCCTACCGGCGCCTGGCCGACCAGACGTCGATCCCGATCGCCGCCGGCGAGCGCATGTTCTCGCGCTTCGACTTCCGCCGCGTGTTCGAGCAGGGCGGCCTGGCCATCGCCCAGCCCGACCTGTCGCACGCCGGCGGCATCACCGAGTGCGTGCGCATCGCCGCCATGGCCGAAGCCTACGACATCGCGCTGGCGCCGCACTGCCCGCTCGGCCCGGTGGCGCTGGCCGCTTGCCTGCAGGTCGACTTCGTCGCCCACAACGCCGTGCTGCAGGAACAGAGCATGGGCATCCACTACAACCGCGGCGGCGAGGTGCTCGACTACGTCGTCAACCGCGCCGACTTCGCCATCGTCGACGGCTGGATCAAGCCGCTGCCCAAGCCAGGCCTGGGCGTGGAGATCGACGAGGCGCGCGTGATCGCCGCCAGCCGCGACGCGCCGGACTGGCGCAATCCGGTGTGGCGCCATCCCGACGGCAGCATCGCCGAATGGTGA
- a CDS encoding NADH:flavin oxidoreductase/NADH oxidase, which produces MSMLFSPIKLGPLALDNRIAIAPMCQYSADEGLATDWHMIHLGQLALSGAGLLTIEATAVTPEGRISPDDLGLWSDRHAAALEPVINAMRRYAPIRIAIQLSHAGRKASSEVPWRGGANIPPDHARGWQTEAPSNVPHAEGETVPVALDAAGLQRIKDAFAAAARRADALGLDAIEIHAAHGYLLHQFLSPLSNRREDEYGGSLENRMRFPLEVFDAIRAAVSAEMVVGMRISATDWVEGGWDIEQSVALAHALEARGCQFIHVSSGGLSPLQKIPVGPGYQIEFAARIKRESTMPVIGVGLITEAKQAETILAAGQADMVALARAMLYDPRWPWHAAAELGASVTAPPQYWRSQPHEYKNLFGDTRLGQR; this is translated from the coding sequence ATGAGCATGCTGTTTTCTCCAATCAAGCTGGGACCTTTGGCCCTGGACAACCGGATCGCCATCGCCCCCATGTGCCAGTATTCGGCGGACGAGGGCTTGGCCACCGACTGGCACATGATCCACCTGGGACAATTGGCCTTGTCCGGCGCCGGCCTGCTGACCATCGAGGCGACCGCGGTCACGCCGGAGGGACGCATCTCGCCGGACGACCTGGGGCTGTGGTCGGACCGGCACGCCGCCGCGCTGGAGCCGGTCATCAATGCGATGCGCCGCTACGCGCCGATCAGGATCGCGATCCAGCTGTCCCACGCCGGACGCAAGGCCTCCAGCGAAGTGCCGTGGCGCGGCGGCGCCAACATCCCGCCCGATCACGCGCGCGGCTGGCAGACCGAGGCGCCTTCAAACGTGCCGCATGCCGAGGGCGAGACCGTGCCGGTGGCGCTGGACGCTGCCGGCCTGCAGCGCATCAAGGACGCCTTCGCCGCCGCCGCCCGCCGTGCCGATGCGCTCGGCCTGGACGCGATCGAGATCCACGCCGCCCACGGCTATTTGCTGCACCAGTTCCTGTCGCCGCTGTCGAACCGGCGCGAGGACGAGTACGGCGGTTCGCTGGAAAACCGCATGCGCTTCCCGCTCGAGGTGTTCGACGCCATCCGCGCCGCGGTGTCGGCCGAGATGGTGGTCGGCATGCGCATCTCGGCCACCGACTGGGTCGAGGGCGGCTGGGACATCGAACAGAGCGTGGCGCTGGCGCATGCGCTGGAGGCGCGCGGCTGCCAGTTCATCCACGTGTCCAGCGGCGGGCTGTCGCCCTTGCAGAAGATCCCGGTCGGTCCCGGCTACCAGATCGAGTTCGCGGCGCGCATCAAGCGGGAAAGCACGATGCCGGTCATCGGCGTCGGCCTGATCACCGAGGCCAAGCAGGCCGAGACCATCCTCGCCGCCGGCCAGGCCGACATGGTGGCGCTGGCGCGCGCCATGCTGTACGACCCGCGCTGGCCGTGGCACGCGGCGGCGGAACTGGGCGCGAGCGTGACGGCGCCGCCGCAGTACTGGCGCTCGCAACCGCACGAATACAAGAACCTGTTCGGCGATACGCGCCTGGGCCAGCGCTGA
- a CDS encoding head GIN domain-containing protein yields the protein MRNAFTLVIATAAACAGLGGCAIIVAPGNDDVQVRTPFSSDAVKGSGVAARDQRMVGTVQGLEVNGSILVEVRVGPARSLVVEADDNLLPLVRTDVQGDTLVVEATRSYRSSNPLRVVYTTPRLAAIRHSGSGHLSVQGLNGAPLTVAHKGSGSVLLAGQVASLQAEGSGSGSIDAATLQSGSADLALAGSGRMNVGQVRGERATARLDGSGQLRVAGAVRMLTARSNGSGHLDLSGLESEQADLSSNGSGGMTANVRQSLLAYNGGSGGIRVYGNPAQRSVSGKLVQVVN from the coding sequence ATGCGTAACGCGTTCACGCTTGTCATCGCCACCGCCGCCGCCTGCGCCGGCCTCGGCGGCTGCGCCATCATCGTCGCTCCCGGCAACGACGACGTGCAGGTCCGCACCCCGTTTTCCAGCGACGCCGTGAAGGGCAGCGGCGTGGCGGCGCGCGACCAGCGCATGGTCGGCACCGTGCAGGGCCTCGAAGTAAACGGCTCGATCCTGGTCGAGGTGCGCGTCGGCCCGGCCAGGTCGCTGGTGGTGGAGGCCGACGACAACCTGCTGCCGCTGGTGCGCACCGACGTCCAGGGCGATACCCTGGTCGTCGAGGCCACGCGCTCCTACCGCAGCAGCAATCCGCTGCGCGTGGTCTACACGACGCCGCGCCTCGCCGCCATCCGTCACAGCGGTTCCGGACACCTGTCGGTGCAGGGCTTGAACGGCGCGCCGCTGACGGTGGCGCACAAGGGATCGGGTTCGGTGCTGCTGGCCGGGCAGGTCGCCAGCCTGCAGGCCGAGGGCAGCGGCTCCGGCAGCATCGACGCCGCCACGCTGCAGAGCGGCAGCGCCGACCTGGCGCTGGCCGGCTCCGGCCGCATGAACGTCGGCCAGGTGCGCGGCGAGCGTGCGACGGCCAGGCTGGACGGTTCGGGCCAGTTGCGCGTGGCCGGCGCGGTGCGCATGCTGACGGCGCGTTCGAACGGGTCCGGGCACCTGGACCTGTCCGGCCTGGAGAGCGAGCAGGCCGATTTGTCGTCGAACGGCTCGGGCGGGATGACGGCCAACGTCAGGCAGTCGCTGCTGGCCTACAACGGCGGGTCGGGCGGGATCCGCGTGTACGGCAACCCGGCGCAGCGCTCGGTGAGCGGGAAGCTGGTGCAGGTGGTGAATTGA
- a CDS encoding globin domain-containing protein, with product MISAASRPYIDASVPVLREHGLAITRLFYANMLGAHPELTRIFNMGNQARGAQQQSLAAAVFAYAANIGNPAALGPVVERIVHKHVSVGIRAEHYPIVGRHLLEAIATTLGNAATPALLDAWKEAYNSLAKLLIDAEAAMYRTAGIEPGETRPMRVTEVVPASAGVLSIRFAPLDGKPLTAFKPGQYVSVAVDLPDGRRQLRQYSLSDVPGNGSMRISVKREDALNSGSDTAAPAGEISSWLHANIAVGSILEVTHPFGEFTPDTEGDGPLVLLSAGVGITPLVSVVKRIAAANPQRHVVFAHAARDPDHHPLRAEVAALRATMPNLALATFYDDPQGAIEAIPGRMDVARLPAWPREQAEVYLCGPHAFMQAQWLALLDAGVPAARLHREVFGPEMLDHLL from the coding sequence ATGATCTCCGCAGCATCCCGCCCCTACATCGACGCCAGCGTGCCGGTCCTGCGCGAGCACGGCCTCGCCATCACCAGGCTGTTCTACGCCAACATGCTGGGCGCCCACCCCGAGCTGACGCGTATCTTCAACATGGGCAACCAGGCGCGCGGCGCGCAGCAGCAATCGCTGGCGGCGGCGGTGTTCGCCTACGCGGCCAACATCGGCAACCCGGCGGCGCTGGGACCGGTGGTCGAGCGCATCGTGCACAAGCACGTCTCGGTCGGCATCCGCGCCGAGCACTACCCGATCGTCGGGCGCCACCTGCTGGAAGCGATCGCCACGACCCTGGGCAACGCCGCCACGCCCGCCCTGCTGGACGCCTGGAAGGAAGCCTATAATTCGCTGGCGAAGCTGCTGATCGACGCCGAGGCCGCCATGTACCGCACGGCCGGCATCGAACCGGGCGAGACCCGGCCGATGCGCGTGACCGAGGTCGTCCCGGCCAGCGCCGGCGTGCTGTCGATCCGCTTCGCGCCGCTGGACGGCAAGCCCCTGACCGCCTTCAAGCCGGGCCAGTACGTCAGCGTCGCGGTGGACCTGCCGGACGGCCGCCGCCAGCTGCGCCAGTACAGCCTGTCGGACGTGCCGGGCAATGGCAGCATGCGCATCTCGGTCAAGCGCGAGGATGCGTTAAATAGCGGCAGCGACACTGCCGCGCCGGCCGGCGAGATCTCCAGCTGGCTGCACGCCAACATCGCGGTCGGCTCGATCCTGGAAGTGACCCACCCGTTCGGCGAATTCACGCCGGACACCGAAGGCGACGGCCCGCTGGTGCTGCTGTCGGCCGGCGTCGGCATCACGCCGCTGGTATCGGTGGTCAAGCGCATCGCCGCGGCGAATCCGCAGCGCCATGTCGTGTTCGCGCATGCCGCGCGCGATCCCGATCACCATCCGCTGCGCGCCGAGGTGGCGGCGCTGCGGGCGACGATGCCGAACCTGGCGCTGGCGACCTTCTACGACGACCCCCAAGGCGCTATCGAGGCGATCCCCGGCCGCATGGACGTGGCGCGCCTGCCGGCCTGGCCGCGCGAGCAAGCCGAGGTGTACCTGTGCGGTCCGCACGCGTTCATGCAGGCGCAATGGCTGGCGCTGCTGGACGCCGGCGTCCCCGCCGCGCGCCTGCACCGCGAAGTGTTCGGGCCCGAGATGCTCGATCACCTGCTGTAG
- a CDS encoding RrF2 family transcriptional regulator, whose translation MRLTRFSDIGLRVLIYLERAADPAHPRSHPVTAAEIGSQFDIPLNHLVKVVGQLAKLGWVEARRGRNGGLRLLADPATLTIGQVLRKLEGDGENDGNELVDCEGTQCALKMDCQLRGMLRAGMRAFYEAMDRYTLAQATSGATGEQVIRMHRMFWSGPRAGVEDAAETALASMADG comes from the coding sequence ATGCGTCTTACCCGTTTTTCCGATATCGGCTTGCGCGTGCTGATTTACCTCGAACGCGCCGCCGATCCCGCGCACCCGCGATCGCATCCGGTCACGGCGGCCGAGATCGGCAGCCAGTTCGATATCCCGCTGAACCACCTGGTCAAGGTGGTGGGACAGCTGGCCAAGCTGGGCTGGGTGGAAGCGCGGCGCGGACGCAACGGAGGCCTGCGCCTGCTCGCCGATCCGGCCACGCTGACCATCGGCCAGGTGCTGCGCAAGCTGGAAGGCGACGGCGAGAATGACGGCAATGAGCTGGTCGATTGCGAGGGCACGCAATGCGCGTTGAAGATGGATTGCCAGTTGCGCGGCATGCTGCGCGCCGGCATGCGCGCCTTCTACGAGGCGATGGACCGCTACACGCTGGCGCAAGCGACCTCGGGCGCCACCGGAGAGCAGGTGATCCGCATGCACCGCATGTTCTGGAGCGGCCCGCGCGCCGGCGTGGAAGACGCCGCCGAGACGGCCCTGGCCAGCATGGCCGACGGGTGA
- a CDS encoding APC family permease codes for MKQTLGQKLLRTKTAQRELETGHGGGLGRSLGLFPLTMIGVGATIGTGIFFTMVEAVPKAGPAVILSFLFAAITAGLTALCYAELADRVPASGSSYSFAYATVGEFAAFIVAACLLLEYGLAASATAIGWSDYLNNFLQNALGWQIPSALRSPMIVSGKAGVEFHAGNINLPPILLVILCCVLLIRGTKESATTNAIMVVIKLAILVFFSAIALTGFNIDNFHPFFNAADGHGPGGMAGVTAAAGTVFFSFIGIDTIATAGEETRNPTRDVPIGILAALLIVTVFYMLVAVAAMGAQPAHLFEGQEAGLAVILQNVTGKAWPALVLSGGAVISVFSVTLVTIYGQTRILYAIAKDGLVPKAFQRVNPRTQSPVANTLIVSIVVGIVAGLVDSTFLWDMVSMGTLVAFIVVSIAVPVIRRKQGDGARREGSRGFRVPFGPYLVPGLSILACLYLVHGLSPMTYTVFAVWMAVAVLTYFGYGMRNSRLNRADAASVELTH; via the coding sequence GTGAAGCAGACATTGGGACAGAAGCTGTTGCGAACCAAAACGGCGCAGCGCGAACTGGAAACGGGGCACGGCGGTGGACTGGGCCGCAGCCTCGGCCTGTTCCCGCTGACCATGATCGGCGTCGGCGCCACCATCGGCACCGGCATCTTCTTCACCATGGTCGAAGCGGTTCCCAAGGCCGGCCCGGCGGTCATTCTCTCCTTCCTGTTCGCCGCCATCACCGCCGGCCTGACCGCGCTGTGCTACGCCGAACTGGCCGACCGCGTGCCGGCGTCCGGTTCCTCGTATTCGTTCGCCTACGCCACCGTGGGCGAGTTCGCCGCCTTCATCGTCGCCGCCTGCCTGCTGCTGGAGTACGGCCTGGCGGCCAGCGCCACCGCGATCGGCTGGTCGGATTACCTGAACAACTTCCTGCAGAATGCGCTGGGCTGGCAGATTCCCAGCGCGCTGCGCTCGCCGATGATCGTGTCCGGCAAGGCCGGCGTCGAATTCCATGCCGGGAACATCAACCTGCCGCCGATCCTGCTGGTGATCCTGTGCTGCGTGCTGCTGATCCGCGGCACCAAGGAATCGGCGACCACCAATGCCATCATGGTCGTGATCAAGCTGGCCATCCTGGTGTTCTTCTCGGCCATCGCGCTGACCGGTTTTAACATCGACAATTTTCACCCGTTCTTCAATGCCGCCGATGGCCACGGTCCCGGCGGCATGGCCGGCGTGACCGCGGCGGCCGGCACCGTGTTTTTCTCCTTCATCGGCATCGACACCATCGCCACCGCCGGCGAGGAAACCCGCAACCCGACGCGCGACGTGCCGATCGGGATCCTGGCGGCGCTCTTGATCGTCACCGTGTTCTACATGCTGGTGGCGGTGGCCGCCATGGGCGCCCAGCCGGCGCACCTGTTCGAAGGGCAGGAAGCGGGCCTGGCGGTGATCCTGCAGAACGTCACCGGCAAGGCCTGGCCCGCGCTGGTGCTGTCGGGCGGCGCCGTCATCTCCGTGTTCTCGGTGACCCTGGTGACGATCTACGGCCAGACGCGCATCCTGTACGCGATCGCCAAGGACGGCCTGGTGCCGAAGGCATTCCAGCGCGTGAATCCGCGTACCCAGTCGCCGGTGGCGAATACCCTGATCGTCAGCATCGTGGTCGGCATCGTCGCGGGCCTGGTCGATTCGACCTTCCTGTGGGACATGGTCAGCATGGGCACGCTGGTGGCCTTCATCGTGGTGTCGATCGCGGTGCCGGTGATCCGCCGCAAGCAGGGCGACGGCGCACGCAGGGAAGGCAGCCGCGGTTTCCGCGTGCCGTTCGGCCCCTACCTGGTGCCGGGCTTGTCGATCCTGGCCTGCCTGTACCTGGTGCATGGCTTGTCGCCCATGACCTATACCGTGTTCGCGGTGTGGATGGCGGTGGCGGTGCTGACCTATTTCGGGTATGGGATGCGCAACAGCCGCTTGAACCGGGCGGATGCGGCGAGTGTGGAATTGACGCATTAA
- a CDS encoding NADH:flavin oxidoreductase/NADH oxidase gives MAELFTPFTLKDVTLRNRIAVPPMCQYSAVDGLTNDWHEVHYAGIARGGAGLVIVEATAVSPEGRITPGCTGLWNDQQKEGMARIAAAIKKAGAVPGIQIAHAGRKASANRPWEGDDHIPSDQPGGWDTIAPSAIAFGANLPKVPKEMTLDDIARVKADFVAAAVRARDAGFEWLELHFAHGYLGQSFFSKHSNQRTDGYGGDFAGRSRFLLETLEAVREVWPKNLPLTARFGVIEYDGNDQQTLDESIELVRMMRARGLDMLSVSVGFTIPDTSIPWGPAFLGPVAKRVREEAGLPVASAWGFDGPHLAERSLADGQLDLVMVGRAHLADPHYPLQAAKELGVERPTWVLPAPYAHWLERYQMQK, from the coding sequence ATGGCAGAACTGTTTACCCCCTTTACCCTCAAGGACGTCACCCTGCGCAACCGCATCGCGGTGCCGCCGATGTGCCAGTACAGCGCCGTCGACGGCCTCACCAACGACTGGCACGAAGTGCACTACGCCGGCATCGCGCGCGGCGGCGCCGGCCTGGTGATCGTCGAGGCGACCGCGGTGTCGCCGGAAGGCCGCATCACCCCGGGCTGCACCGGCTTGTGGAACGACCAGCAGAAAGAAGGCATGGCACGCATCGCCGCCGCCATCAAAAAGGCCGGCGCGGTGCCCGGCATCCAGATCGCCCACGCCGGCCGCAAGGCCAGCGCCAACCGTCCGTGGGAAGGCGACGACCACATCCCGTCCGACCAGCCGGGCGGCTGGGACACCATCGCCCCGTCGGCGATCGCGTTCGGCGCCAACCTGCCGAAGGTGCCGAAAGAGATGACCCTCGACGACATCGCGCGCGTAAAAGCCGATTTCGTGGCGGCCGCGGTGCGCGCGCGCGACGCCGGCTTCGAGTGGCTGGAACTGCACTTCGCGCACGGCTACCTGGGCCAGAGCTTCTTTTCAAAGCACTCGAACCAGCGCACCGACGGGTACGGCGGCGATTTCGCGGGCCGCAGCCGCTTCCTGCTCGAGACCCTGGAAGCGGTACGCGAAGTGTGGCCGAAGAACCTGCCGCTGACCGCGCGTTTCGGCGTCATCGAGTACGACGGCAACGACCAGCAGACCCTGGACGAATCGATCGAACTGGTGCGCATGATGCGCGCGCGCGGCCTGGACATGCTCAGCGTCAGCGTCGGTTTCACCATTCCCGATACCAGCATCCCGTGGGGTCCGGCCTTCCTGGGACCGGTCGCCAAGCGCGTGCGCGAGGAAGCCGGCCTGCCGGTGGCCTCGGCCTGGGGCTTCGACGGCCCGCACCTGGCCGAGCGCTCGCTGGCCGACGGCCAACTGGACCTGGTGATGGTCGGCCGCGCCCACCTGGCCGATCCGCACTACCCGCTGCAGGCGGCCAAGGAACTCGGCGTGGAGCGCCCGACCTGGGTGCTGCCGGCGCCGTACGCGCACTGGCTGGAGCGGTACCAGATGCAGAAGTGA